A window from Carbonactinospora thermoautotrophica encodes these proteins:
- a CDS encoding NAD(P)/FAD-dependent oxidoreductase gives MASDESIVIVGASLAGARAAETLREEGFAGRITLIGEEHERPYQRPPLSKGYLAGREDKSSIYVHEEDWYERNGVELVLGTRATAIDRAAREVELSDGRRIRYDKLLLATGASPRRLDLPGAELEGVYYLRTVEDSERIRNAIFGGGRFVIVGAGWIGLEVAAAACGYGAEVTIVEPQPTPLHGVLGPELGEVFAKLHRGNGVDLRLGESVTQLHSEGGKVTGVVTSSGDTLSAGAVIVGIGARPNTELAEAAGLPVDNGVVVDECLRTEDERIWAAGDVANYHNVVFGRRLRVEHWANAYDGGPAAARSMLRPGTVYDVVPFFYSDQYDLGMEYTGYAPAGTYDRIVYRGDVAGLEFIAFWLKDGRVRAGMNVNVWDVAEDIQKLIRSGRQFDPDRLADPDVPLADLA, from the coding sequence ATGGCCTCCGACGAGAGCATCGTGATCGTGGGTGCCAGCCTCGCCGGTGCCCGGGCGGCGGAGACCTTGCGGGAGGAGGGTTTCGCCGGCCGCATCACGCTGATCGGCGAGGAGCACGAGCGCCCGTACCAGCGGCCGCCGCTGTCGAAGGGTTACCTCGCCGGCAGGGAGGACAAGTCCTCCATCTACGTGCACGAGGAGGACTGGTACGAGCGCAACGGGGTCGAGCTGGTGCTCGGCACCCGGGCCACCGCGATCGACCGCGCCGCCCGCGAGGTGGAGCTGTCCGACGGCCGTCGCATCCGGTACGACAAGCTGCTGCTCGCCACCGGCGCCTCGCCGCGCCGCCTCGACCTGCCCGGGGCCGAGCTGGAGGGCGTGTACTACCTGCGCACCGTCGAGGACTCCGAGCGGATCCGCAACGCGATCTTCGGCGGCGGCCGGTTCGTGATCGTGGGCGCCGGCTGGATCGGCCTGGAGGTCGCCGCGGCCGCCTGCGGGTACGGCGCGGAGGTCACGATCGTCGAGCCGCAGCCCACCCCGCTGCACGGCGTGCTCGGCCCCGAGCTGGGCGAGGTGTTCGCGAAGCTGCACCGGGGCAACGGCGTGGACCTGCGGCTGGGCGAGAGCGTGACCCAGCTGCACAGCGAGGGCGGCAAGGTGACCGGCGTCGTCACCAGCTCCGGCGACACCCTGTCGGCCGGTGCGGTCATCGTCGGCATCGGCGCCCGGCCCAACACCGAGCTGGCCGAGGCCGCCGGGCTGCCGGTCGACAACGGTGTGGTCGTCGACGAGTGCCTGCGCACCGAGGACGAGCGGATCTGGGCGGCCGGCGACGTCGCCAACTACCACAACGTGGTGTTCGGCCGGCGGCTGCGGGTCGAGCACTGGGCCAACGCCTACGACGGCGGCCCGGCCGCGGCCCGCTCCATGCTCCGCCCAGGCACGGTGTACGACGTCGTGCCGTTCTTCTACAGCGACCAGTACGACCTGGGCATGGAGTACACCGGGTACGCCCCGGCCGGGACGTACGACCGGATCGTGTACCGGGGCGATGTGGCGGGCCTGGAGTTCATCGCGTTCTGGCTGAAGGACGGGCGGGTGCGCGCCGGCATGAACGTCAACGTCTGGGACGTGGCCGAGGACATCCAGAAGCTCATCCGGTCGGGCCGACAGTTTGATCCGGACCGACTCGCCGACCCGGACGTGCCGCTCGCGGACCTGGCGTAG